The proteins below come from a single Mytilus edulis chromosome 5, xbMytEdul2.2, whole genome shotgun sequence genomic window:
- the LOC139522395 gene encoding uncharacterized protein, with protein sequence MRIGPAPMHPMQTDTRTSPNRTLKVFGGLQICLGIVCSILGTIGAVLSNTTMQDDCNYDYYYYMYGGYFYPYYTNCNDSSEATAIFIMDLICMAFSGWFILTGCFPFCMTEKRVSSWKCLKITFLVCNIFSATIFSSTVFSLGILGTIFSESANNDAVLAISAVLSVFSFVQFALSIAAASYSCCCGQLSTNDRQGFVMVNPSQPGMMYNMPNTQIMNGYQGNNQMWIPPVPGYQQPIMPNIHQQIGQQQGNNQPSVQGMHQQPIAGYFIAVNQQQPWAYPGVHAPNLQEPQPENPIIERNQENQ encoded by the exons ATGCGCATTGGTCCCGCTCCTATGCATCCAATGCAGACTGACACACGAACATCACCCAACAGAACCCTTAAGGTGTTTGGTGGACTACAGATATGTCTAGGGATTGTCTGTAGTATACTTGGTACAATTGGGGCTGTTCTGAGTAACACAACAATGCAGGATGATTGTAACTACGACTACTATTATTATATGTATGGAGGATACTTTTATCCGTATTATACTAACTGTAATGATTCAAGCGAAGCAACAGCTATATTTATTATGGATTTGATTTGTATGGCATTTTCAGGCTGG TTCATATTGACTGGTTGTTTTCCATTCTGCATGACAGAAAAACGTGTATCCAGCTGGAAGTGTTTG aaaataacatttttagtTTGCAACATCTTCTCAGCTACTATATTTTCGTCGACAGTCTTTAGCTTGGGAATTCTGGGAACAATTTTT tctgAATCCGCAAACAATGATGCAGTTCTTGCCATTTCAGCTGTCCTCTCTGTGTTTTCCTTTGTTCAGTTTGCTTTGTCCATTGCTGCAGCCTCATATAGTTGCTGTTGTGGACAACTATCTACGAATGAC CGCCAAGGTTTTGTCATGGTCAACCCTTCACAACCTGGAATGATGTATAATATGCCAAATACCCAAATCATGAATGGCTACCAAGGAAATAACCAAATGTGGATACCGCCAGTTCCTGGATACCAACAGCCAATAATGCCCAATATCCATCAACAAATAGGACAACAGCAAGGCAACAACCAGCCATCGGTACAGGGAATGCATCAGCAACCTATTGCCGGTTATTTTATTGCTGTAAATCAGCAGCAGCCATGGGCCTATCCTGGTGTGCATGCACCAAATTTACAAGAACCACAACCTGAGAATCCAATAATAGAAAGGAATCAAGAAAATCAGTAG